In the Desulfurellaceae bacterium genome, GAAATTCAAGACCCCCAGCCCGGTCGGCCGGCTGGATATCGACGCCCGCGGACCGGGCGTGTTTGGCACGCTCGGCCTGCTCTACCAGCCGACCGACAAACTGGATCTGGGTCTGTCCTATAAGACGCCGGGCCATATCTGGATGTTCGGCAACGCCCGCGTCGCCGGGGCCGGCGATGACACCAAGGTGGGATTCAACATTCCCCAGCGTCTGAGACTGGGCTTTGCCTACTACCTGACCGAGCGTCTGACGCTTACCATCCAGGGTATGTGGACCCAATACTCGGTGTTTGAAGACAGCCGCCTGCGTTTCGAGAAACGTCCGTTTCTGGATTCTCCCGCGCTCGGCGACGCCAAAGACCGCTGGCGGATCGGGGCCGGGCTCCAGTATGAGATTCTGCCGGGCATCAAATTCCGGGCCGGATTCTCGCACGAGCCGTGGGCCGTCAAGGACGACTCCCTGGTCCCGACCCTGGCCGATGCGACCGACTATCAGTTTTCGCTCGGCCTGGGTTTTGAGCGCGGCAATTGGCAGGTCGATCTTGGCGGCGGCTTGGCGCATACCGAGAACCGCCACGCGTCGCGGGCCGAAAATCCTGTCGCTCCGGGTCGTTACCTGCTGGACATGTCGGTTTTTGGCGTTCAGGTGACCCGCCTGCTCGGCTCCCCGTCGGCGGTTCCGACAGCTCGCCGCAGGACCGCTCCGGTACGCCATGCCCGCATCTCGGACACCTACGCCACGATTTCCGAGCGCCGGGCCGATAGCGTGCTCGGCACGCTGATCAGCCGCCTGTCGGCAGACCGCTGCCATGACCTGAGCCCGCTCCAGCGGGCCGTGCCGGGCTGTAGCTTCGGCATTCAGGTCGTCGGCTTCATCGGCAGCCGCCCGTCACCCGCGCTGGCCAGCACCGCCCTCCCGGTCCAGACCGGACAGACGGCTCCGCCCTCTCCCCCGGCTCCGGCCGCCGCAGCCGGCGAGGCCAGCCTAGATAGCCTCATCCAACGCCTGGCGGCGACGCAGTGCCGACACCAGGCCCGCGGCCGGGTGGCGCTTCCCGGCTGTGGGTGAGCCACCCGTCCCCCTCCGAGACCGGCTTTAAGAGACAGCCATGGACTCGTCCTCCTCCGACCATAGCGTAGAGTACGAGTCAGTCTCCGGCGATTATCTGGCCGCCCGCCAGCTCAAGAGGGGTGCGGCCGGCTGGGTGCTGCTGGCCGGCCTGGGCGTGTCCTACGTGATTTCCGGGGACTACGCGGGCTGGAACCTGGGGCTGGCCCAGGGTGGCTTTGGCGGCATGCTGATTGCGACCCTGGTCATGGGCGGCATGTATCTGTGCCTGGTGCTGAGCCTGGCCGAACTCTCGGCCTGCCTGCCTACCGCCGGGGGCGGCTACAGTTTCGCCCGCCGGGTGCTGGGTCCGTGGGGCGGCTATCTGACCGGCACGGCCATCCTGCTGGAGTACGCCCTGGCGCCTGCCGCCATCGCGATATTCATCGGCGGCTATGTGCACTCTCTAATCGGCATCGACGGCTGGATGGTGTACCTGGCCAGCTACCTGCTCTTTGTCGGCATCCACCTGTGGGGCGCTGGCGAAGCGCTCAAAACCATGTTCGTCATCACCCTGCTGGCGGTGCTGGCCATCGGCGTTTTCGTGGTCGGCATGCTGCCCCATTTCAGTACCGCCAAGCTGTTTGACATTGCCGTCAACGCGGACGCCGTGGGCGCCAGTGCCTTCCTGCCCGAGGGCTATATCGGCATATGGGCTGCGGTGCCGTTTGCCATCTGGCTGTTTCTGGCCGTGGAGGGCGTACCGCTGGCCGCCGAGGAGGCGGGCGATCCCGCTCGGGACATGCCCCGGGGCATCATCACCGCCATGCTGGTCCTACTGGTGTTCGGCGCCCTGGTGCTGGTCCTCGCCCCGGGCGGTGCAGGAGCCAATTTCATGAGCGACCACGGCGCCCCGTTAGTGGGGGCGCTCCAGGCGGTGTACGGCGCGGACTCGATGGCGGCCGCCTTCGTCAACTGGGTCGGCCTGAGCGGGCTGATCGCCAGCTTCTTTTCCATTATCTATGCCTACTCCCGACAGGTCTTCGCCCTGTCGCGGGCCGGCTACCTGCCACGCGTGTTGTCGGTGACCAACCGCCGCAAGGTACCCGTCCTGGCCCTGGTCGTGCCCGGCGCAATCGGCTTCCTGTTGTCGCTGACCGGCGAGGGCGACCTGATGCTGACCATGGCCGTTTTCGGGGCGACCATCTCGTACGCCCTGATGACCCTGTCCCACATCGTGTTGCGCAGGCTGGAGCCGAACCTGGAACGCCCCTACCGCACCCCCGGCGGAAGCCTGACCTCCGGCGTCGCGTTCGTGCTGTCCATCGTCGCCTTCGTCTCGACCTTCCTGGCCAGCCTGGAGGCGGCCATCTGGAGCGCGGTCTTCTACCTGCTCATGATCGCCTATTTCTTCCTGTACAGCCGCCATCACCTGGTGGCCAACGCGCCCGAAGAGGAGTTCGAGGCCATCGCCCTGGCCGAGCGGGAACTCGACTGAGGCGCGGGAGCAGTGGCGGGCTACCCCTACCCGCCCACATGCTCGCGCAGGGTCGTGCCCGTGTAGTCGCTCCGATATACCCCGCGTTTCTGGAGTTCCGGGACCAGGAGGTTCACCAGGTCTTCGTAATAGTCGGGCGCATAAAACGGAGGCGTGATCTGAAAACCGTTGCCCCCGCCGTCTTCGAGGAAGTGTTGCATGGCGTCCGCCACCTGGGCCGGGGTACCGACCAGGGGATTGCTGTCGCTGCCGGCCAGGTAGGTTTTGGAGATATCACGCAAGGTGATATTCTTGTCATACTTCTGATACATCTCGAACAAGCCTCGGGTGCCCGGTACGTCGAGGTCCTGAACTGGCACATCAAGGTCAAACCGGGACAGGTCGAGATTGAAGTGCATTGACATCTGGGCCAGGGACGCTTCGAGCGGAATCCGGGCGCGGATGGCGGCGTAGCGTTCGCGCGCCTCGGCCTCACTGTCGGCCACCAGCGGCTGGCCGGCCCACATGATCGGAATGGTGTCGGGATTGCGCCCCAGGCGTTCCGCCCGGCCGGCAATGTCCTCACAGAAGGCGCGCATCTGCTTGACCCCGCGCGCAGCGCTGAAGATGCCCTCGGCGTGCCGGGCGGCAAAGGCCCGCCCCCGGTCCGACTGACCGGCCTGAAACAGAAACGGCCGACGACGAACAGACGGCATGACCGTGAACGGCCCCCGGGTCTTGTACCACTGTCCCTGAAAGTCGACCCGGTGGACCTTGGACGGGTCGGCAAAGACCTGGCGGTCCATGTCCATCCGTACGGCATCCGCCTCCCAGCTGTTCCACAGGCCGTAGCACGCCTGCATGTATTCGTCGGCGCGCTCATAGCGGTCGTCGTGTGCCGGCAGGCTGTCCAGCCCGAAGTTGTTCGCCTCGGCCGTCGAGGTCGAAGACACGATATTCCAGCCAATCCGCCCCTTGGTCAGATGGTCAAGCGTTGCGAGGGTCCGGGCCAGCAGAAACGGCGGGTAGAAGGTCGTGGACATGGTGACGGCAAAGCCGAGTTTTTTGACCACCGCCGAGAGATAGGTCACCAGTGCGACCGGGTCGTGGCTGGGGAACTGGATCGCATAGCGCACCTGCTCGGGCTGGGTGCCGCCGGCCAGGCTGTCGGCGAAAAACAGCATGTCGAACCTGCCGCGCTCCAGGGTGCGGACCACGGATTCCCAGTACTCGCCCTCGTACCACTTGTGGCGGATCTTCTGGCGCGGATAGATCCACGACAGCGGCATATGCGGCGCCGGGGTAAAGAGCGCAAAGCCGGCGAGGTGGATCTGCTTAGGCATGGCCGATTCCTGATGTAAGGAGAGCCGCTTCTTCTCTGCGAGGCGCTGGCCTGTCAGGCCTCAGCCCAGCTGGTACACCCGGGCGGCGTTGCCGCCAACAATCTTGGCCCGTTCTTCTTCGCTGCAGTCGGCGAGCAGGCCCGCCAGAAATTCCTGGCTCTTAGGAAAAGTCGATTCCTGGTGAGGATAATCCGATCCCCACAACAGGCTGTCCACACCAATGACCTCTCGGTCACGAATACCCATGTGGTCTTCCTGAAAACTCAAAAAGACGCGGCGATGAAAGAACTCGCTCGGCAGGACATCCTGTGTGAAGCGCGCCCCGGCAATCTCCCGTGCGCGCTGGGTGTAGTTGTAATCCATGCGGTCGAGGAAGTGCGGCACCCACGACAGCTCCATTTCGACCGATCCGACCTGGAGTCTGGGATACCGCTCGAACACGCCGCTGAAAATCATGTCGGTCAGACACACCCGCGGCCAGTGGTCCAGATTGACAAAAAAGGACGGCTTGGCCGCGTCCAGGAGGAGCGCTCCGGGGTCGTCCGGGTCAGGCCGATTCGTCGTCACATGCAGGCTGATGGGCAGGGCCAGGTCCTGGGCCGCCGCCCAAACGGACT is a window encoding:
- a CDS encoding outer membrane protein transport protein, whose protein sequence is MLIIGGLISLLLSARLAPAGQLATPSSGPTDGSLGGATVALPLNAGTAVYSNPAQLSVLPPSVSNGVLAIRFHPTYENDLGYHSTSRELPLAPNFGYVTDNFGPFRFGIGAYGSLGFMFNHRADPAHGVPNNFFTELVSVSLAPSISYSVSPNLHLGVSLNPTYGRLKFKTPSPVGRLDIDARGPGVFGTLGLLYQPTDKLDLGLSYKTPGHIWMFGNARVAGAGDDTKVGFNIPQRLRLGFAYYLTERLTLTIQGMWTQYSVFEDSRLRFEKRPFLDSPALGDAKDRWRIGAGLQYEILPGIKFRAGFSHEPWAVKDDSLVPTLADATDYQFSLGLGFERGNWQVDLGGGLAHTENRHASRAENPVAPGRYLLDMSVFGVQVTRLLGSPSAVPTARRRTAPVRHARISDTYATISERRADSVLGTLISRLSADRCHDLSPLQRAVPGCSFGIQVVGFIGSRPSPALASTALPVQTGQTAPPSPPAPAAAAGEASLDSLIQRLAATQCRHQARGRVALPGCG
- the eat gene encoding ethanolamine permease — encoded protein: MDSSSSDHSVEYESVSGDYLAARQLKRGAAGWVLLAGLGVSYVISGDYAGWNLGLAQGGFGGMLIATLVMGGMYLCLVLSLAELSACLPTAGGGYSFARRVLGPWGGYLTGTAILLEYALAPAAIAIFIGGYVHSLIGIDGWMVYLASYLLFVGIHLWGAGEALKTMFVITLLAVLAIGVFVVGMLPHFSTAKLFDIAVNADAVGASAFLPEGYIGIWAAVPFAIWLFLAVEGVPLAAEEAGDPARDMPRGIITAMLVLLVFGALVLVLAPGGAGANFMSDHGAPLVGALQAVYGADSMAAAFVNWVGLSGLIASFFSIIYAYSRQVFALSRAGYLPRVLSVTNRRKVPVLALVVPGAIGFLLSLTGEGDLMLTMAVFGATISYALMTLSHIVLRRLEPNLERPYRTPGGSLTSGVAFVLSIVAFVSTFLASLEAAIWSAVFYLLMIAYFFLYSRHHLVANAPEEEFEAIALAERELD
- a CDS encoding NtaA/DmoA family FMN-dependent monooxygenase (This protein belongs to a clade of FMN-dependent monooxygenases, within a broader family of flavin-dependent oxidoreductases, the luciferase-like monooxygenase (LMM) family, some of whose members use coenzyme F420 rather than FMN.); this translates as MPKQIHLAGFALFTPAPHMPLSWIYPRQKIRHKWYEGEYWESVVRTLERGRFDMLFFADSLAGGTQPEQVRYAIQFPSHDPVALVTYLSAVVKKLGFAVTMSTTFYPPFLLARTLATLDHLTKGRIGWNIVSSTSTAEANNFGLDSLPAHDDRYERADEYMQACYGLWNSWEADAVRMDMDRQVFADPSKVHRVDFQGQWYKTRGPFTVMPSVRRRPFLFQAGQSDRGRAFAARHAEGIFSAARGVKQMRAFCEDIAGRAERLGRNPDTIPIMWAGQPLVADSEAEARERYAAIRARIPLEASLAQMSMHFNLDLSRFDLDVPVQDLDVPGTRGLFEMYQKYDKNITLRDISKTYLAGSDSNPLVGTPAQVADAMQHFLEDGGGNGFQITPPFYAPDYYEDLVNLLVPELQKRGVYRSDYTGTTLREHVGG